From a single Melioribacteraceae bacterium genomic region:
- a CDS encoding ABC transporter ATP-binding protein, translating to MEAIEVNNLTKRFGKFTAVDNVSFSVRQGEIFGFLGANGAGKSTTIRMLIGILEPTSGDALVGGYSIKNEPDMVKKNIGYMSQKFSLYNDLTVAENIRFFAGVYGLSGKKYEERKSWVLKVANLENMENVITGSLPGGIKQRLALGTAVIHEPKIVFLDEPTSGVDPISRRSFWDLINDLSGAGTTILVTTHYLDEAEFCNDIILINAGKLIAQGNAKELKTNYIKNPILEIESERVVDSLEILEKQDWVGETSIFGNYIHVILKERDFTENQVIDLLWNGYGIKTKRVEKIIPTLEDVFIHLIEKDSKRYVQ from the coding sequence ATGGAAGCAATAGAAGTTAACAACCTTACGAAGAGATTCGGAAAGTTCACCGCCGTTGACAATGTATCCTTTAGTGTAAGACAAGGAGAAATATTCGGTTTTCTAGGGGCCAACGGTGCGGGAAAATCGACAACGATTCGGATGTTAATAGGGATTTTGGAACCGACGAGCGGTGATGCATTAGTAGGCGGCTACAGTATAAAAAATGAGCCTGACATGGTAAAAAAGAATATAGGATATATGTCTCAAAAGTTTTCTCTATACAATGATTTGACGGTAGCAGAGAATATACGATTCTTTGCAGGAGTGTACGGATTAAGCGGAAAAAAATACGAAGAAAGGAAAAGTTGGGTTTTGAAAGTAGCCAACCTAGAGAATATGGAAAATGTAATAACTGGTTCTTTACCCGGCGGTATAAAGCAGCGACTAGCATTAGGCACAGCAGTAATACACGAGCCAAAGATAGTATTTCTGGATGAGCCGACAAGCGGAGTTGATCCAATATCAAGGAGGAGTTTCTGGGATTTGATAAACGATTTATCCGGAGCCGGAACAACAATATTAGTAACAACGCATTATTTAGACGAAGCTGAATTCTGCAACGATATAATTTTAATAAATGCAGGGAAATTAATTGCACAAGGAAATGCCAAAGAATTGAAAACGAATTACATCAAAAATCCAATTCTGGAAATAGAAAGCGAGCGTGTAGTAGACAGCTTAGAAATCCTTGAGAAACAAGATTGGGTTGGTGAAACTTCGATATTCGGGAATTACATACATGTTATACTTAAAGAAAGGGATTTTACAGAAAATCAGGTTATAGACTTGTTATGGAATGGATACGGAATAA